The genomic stretch GGTGACCATGACAGGGATCAGAGGGCGGGCGGCTTCCACCGCGCCACGGGTGCGGCGCTGTCCCATCAGCACGTGCACGGTGCCGTCGTCCTTGCGGTGAGCGATCACCGGTTCCAGTACGCCGTGTTCCTTGATGCTGGCTACGAACTCCTTGGTCAGTCCGACGTCCTTGCGGACGTTGGTGTCCACGGTCAGGGTTGCCGGATCGAGCCATTCGAGTACGGGTGTTGCGTTCATGGTGTTGCTCCTTCTTGCCGAGAAGTTGGGTGAGTGGGGCGACGAATGGTGACCGGCCAGCGTCCCCTCTCCCCCGTTGTTTTTTGGTTGCTGGCAAGCTTGCTTGCTCGGCGGCCGACGGAGCCCTGTCTACCCGCAGGGCAAGGTGGGGGAAATTCCCGAAGGAAATCAGCGACGAAGGAGCACCGTAGGGAAATTCCCGGACCGCAGGCCCCGACGAAGGAGGGGCTAGACGGGGTGGAGCGGACGCCTAGAATCCGAAGGACAGCAACCAAAAAACGTCGTAGACAAACAGGGCCAGGGTCTCCGGAGCTCTGCGACGGCGCGCCCTGGACCCAACAGCCGGCCGCGAAGCGGACGCCCATCCACTGGTTGAAGCGCAGCGGAAACCAGGGCGAGCCCTGCGAGCCTGCCTTTGCCCTGGTCCCACGGATCCCGCCCAAGGCCGTCCCCACACAAGTCTTGCCGCCGACACCAGGTGACCCGTCCGGATCCAACGGCGGTCCGCCGCCGGCAACCACCCACCCGTGCCGGCCACTAGCGGCGGACCGCCCGCCCACGCAGGGCGAGCGTCCCACCGGTGCTATGTGGGGGTGTCGATGATTGCCCGGATGGTGCGCTCGGCGGCTTCTGCGTGCCGCTGAAGCTCCTTGACGTCCTGGGTGTCCGGAGCGGCTTCGATCTCCTCGACCCGGAGCCGCCACGTATCCAGTAATGCGAGAAGTTCGGCCGTGAACGTCGATTCCGTGCTGCCCTGCAGGCCGAAGTAGTGGATGACGTCAGTCAGTCCGGGGTAACCGATGCCCTCGGCCGTGGCGGCGGCATTCTCGCGCTGGCCTGCCTCGAAGTGGGCCTCGTAATCGAAATCGCCGTCAGCGTCCCAAAAGTTCGTCATGGTCCTGCCTCCTTCTCCAAAACTAGGGGGTGGCCGGGACGGGTTCCGGCCACCTTTGGGGTTTAGCTGGCGAGCAGTTCGGCCACTTCCGCCGCGTCACTGACCAGTGCCGCCGTCCCCTCTTTCAGGAGCCGGTGGCAGCCTGCGGAGTTGGCGCTGTGGACGCTGCCGGGCACTGCGGCGACGTGCCGGGCGATGGTCTCGGCGTGGTGCGCGGTGTTCAGCGCACCGGAGCGCCACCGGGCTTCCACAACACAGGTGACCCCTGCGAGGGCTGCAATGATGCGGTTCCTCTGCAGGAAGCGGTACCGGGTCGGTGCCGTTCCTGGGGGCTGTTCGGAGACGATCAGGCCGTTGCCCTTGATCGCGGCCGCGAGGTCCGCGTTTCCGGAGGGGTAAACCCGGTCAAGGCCACCGGCCGCGACTGCGATTGTCGCCGGTCCGTTGCCGGTGCTGCCTGCGAGGGCGCCGCGGTGGGCGTGGGTGTCGATGCCGTAGCCAAGTCCGGAGATCACGCAAATTCCGCGCTGTGCCAGTCCGTGGGCCATGTCCCCGGTGACGGCTGCGCCGTAGCTGGTGGAGTCGCGGGAGCCGGTCAGGGCGATGGAGCGCTGCGGGGTGGGGATCCCGTGGGCGAGGTTGCCGACGTACCAGAGCCCATACGGGGCGTCGGGCAGGTCTTCCAGACCAACTGGCCAGTGCTCGTCGCCGGGGACCAGGAACCCGCCGCCCAGGCGTTCGATGGTTTCCAGATCGGCCACGGGGGCGTGGGTATCAACCTCGCGGGGGTACGGTGCCCAGCGGGACAGACCTTCGGACAGTTCCTCTGCGGTGATGTCCCAGAAGGGGGCCACGGGGCGGGCTCCGAGGGCCATCCTGTAGGCGGCG from Pseudarthrobacter psychrotolerans encodes the following:
- the dprA gene encoding DNA-processing protein DprA, producing the protein MNDENRIARAALTRIFAPSDHVARGLVARHGAHAAYRMALGARPVAPFWDITAEELSEGLSRWAPYPREVDTHAPVADLETIERLGGGFLVPGDEHWPVGLEDLPDAPYGLWYVGNLAHGIPTPQRSIALTGSRDSTSYGAAVTGDMAHGLAQRGICVISGLGYGIDTHAHRGALAGSTGNGPATIAVAAGGLDRVYPSGNADLAAAIKGNGLIVSEQPPGTAPTRYRFLQRNRIIAALAGVTCVVEARWRSGALNTAHHAETIARHVAAVPGSVHSANSAGCHRLLKEGTAALVSDAAEVAELLAS